AAATGCGGATCATCCCTTTGTGAAGATCAGAGGATTGCATTGCCATATCGGTTCGCCGATATCTTCCTATACTTTTTATCAGGAAAGCATTCAGAAGATGGTTGCGCTGACAGCGTCGCTGAAACGTAAGAACATCATCCTGAAAGTACTGAATATCGGTGGCGGCTTTCCTGCTAATTATGTTGATAATGACAATTTTTCCTGGGAGAGCTTTGCGGAACCTATCATAGCGTTACTCGAACCTTATGTGAGGAATGAAGGATTTAAGATCATACTGGAACCCGGAAGGTCTATTTCTGCGAATACGGCCATCCTTGTGACCAAAGTATTGTACATCAAACAGTCCGGCGACAAGCATATTGCTATCCTGGATGCTGGCATGACAGAACTCATACGTCCTGCGATGTATAACGCATTTCACTTTATCTGGCCGGTAAAACCGGAACCACAGCATGTGCTCGCAAACAGGAATTATCCGGTAGAGCAGGAGGGATTGACCAATTATGACGTTGTCGGACCTATCTGTGAATCTTCAGATTACCTGGCGAAAGAACGTCCTTTACCGCCATTGCAGCAGGGGGATTATGTGGCTGTATTTACAACAGGCGCGTATGGCATGGTCATGTCAAGCAATTATAACCTCCATGTAAGACCGGCAGAGATCATGGTAGATAAAGACAAGGCGTTTGTCATCAGAGAGCGTGAAACACAGCAGGACCTGGTGAGAAAAATGATCAGACACGAATTGTAAATGTTAACACCTATGACCAAAGAGGAGTACAAAAAGCTATACAGCGAGGATGACGCTGTCGGCTGGTTATCAATAGATAAACAACTAGAAGGCTTATACGCTGGCGTGGAG
The DNA window shown above is from Chitinophaga agri and carries:
- the lysA gene encoding diaminopimelate decarboxylase yields the protein MDLFQYKNGVLYCEELPVDSLPEKGLPTPFYLYSVNTLRQHYKKIYGAFAKLDPTICFSVKSCNNVHLLNELAAMGSGMDIVSGGELFVVKQSNADLSKVVFAGVGKSDEEITDAIISEVGYINIESEQELARVQELAGHLKREVSVLIRVLPDITDQKTNEKTRTGYKGAKFGIDYAAVEALIEENADHPFVKIRGLHCHIGSPISSYTFYQESIQKMVALTASLKRKNIILKVLNIGGGFPANYVDNDNFSWESFAEPIIALLEPYVRNEGFKIILEPGRSISANTAILVTKVLYIKQSGDKHIAILDAGMTELIRPAMYNAFHFIWPVKPEPQHVLANRNYPVEQEGLTNYDVVGPICESSDYLAKERPLPPLQQGDYVAVFTTGAYGMVMSSNYNLHVRPAEIMVDKDKAFVIRERETQQDLVRKMIRHEL